TACTTCCCCACCGTCTACACGGTCAAGAGTGCTTCGGGCAAGGTCGCGGGTGTCCTTGAGTTCGAGCGAGTGACGGTCAACGAGCCTCTTGCGGACTCCCTGTTCTCTGTGAACTGACCACCTTCAGATTCGAGCAAGTTCCTCCGACGATATAAGCAAAAGTCGGAGGATTTATCGCGTGTCAGCACCTGAAGCAGAGGCTCCAAAGAAAAAGGGGAAACTCCCCATCATCATCGCGCTTGTCGCCATTCTCGGCGGCGGCGGTTTCTTCATGACCAAGGGCAAGAAGAAGGATGAAGGTCCACCTGAGCTCAAGTTGGCAAAGACCTCCAGCATGATTGAGCTCAAAGACGAGTTCCTCGTGAACTTGGCGGGCGGGGATACCTACCTGCGCTGCAAGATCAGCCTCCTTCCAACGGACACCGCGAAGAAGGAAGAGATAGAGCACGCGGCCGCCGCGATCACCGACTCGATCTACGCTCGATTCCGACAGACCAGCATCGAGGAGATCAACAAGGATGACGGGCTCGTCCGACTTCGACGCCAGATCGCGTCCGATGTCAACTGGACCCTTGAAAAGCTAGAGGGCAGCGACGCCGCCCACGGCGACAAGAAGAAGAAAAAGAAGAAGGACGAAGAGGCGGTGCAGATGACCGCGCCCACTTTGAAGGGACCCATAGACCCTGAAGAATTAGAGTATCCCGAATGGGATTCCGACGAAGGCCCCATCCTTAAAGTCTTCTTTACAAGCTTCGCGACACAATGATCTTGGCGAGAAATCAGGATGGAGTCATCCAGAGTTTTGGGTTCCTGAAAGGGGACCCTCTTTTTTTGTCGCGGTCGTGAACGGATCAAATCACGTATCTTCAAGTGATGTCCACCGACAACCTCGTCGTCGCGGTCACTGGAGCAAGCGGCGCAATCTACGCACAGCGCTTCCTGCGTCACGTCACCAGCGTGTACAACAAGGTGTACTTGATGCTCAGCGACCAGGCGATCGACGTCGCGCACACGGAACTCGGCGTGGCCCCAATCCGCCGCCCATTCGATGCCACCGGCTGGCTCGGCTCGCAACCCGAGAACCTGATCCTGCTTGACCACAAGAACTACTATTCACCCCCAGCCTCCGGCTCTTTCCAACACGACGGCATGGTCATCATCCCGTGCAGCATGGGCACGGCGGGGCGCATCGCCAATGGCATCAGCGACGACCTCGTCACCCGTTCTGCCGATGTGTGCCTGAAAGAGAAGCGGCCCCTCATCGTCGTCCCTCGCGAGATGCCGTGGAACTCAATCATGCTCCGGAATCTCACCACCCTGTCTGAGGCCGGTGCAACCGTCCTCCCGGCCAGCCCGGCTTGGTACACCCGACCGAAAACGCTCGAAGAGCTGGCCGATACCGTCGTCGCACGGGTGCTCCAGCAGCTCGGTGTACCGCAGACGCTCATGAAACCTTGGATGGTGGATCCAGAGTGAGCCGACTGATCTTAGCCGGCGGGAGCGGATTTATCGGGCGAGCAATAGCTTCATCGCTCCGGGGCCAAGGGTGGCAGGTGCAGATTCTGACCCGCACACCTCGATCCGAAGGTGACCTTCAGTGGGATGCACAACACTTGGGTGCCTGGGCCAGCGAGTTGGACGGTGCGGATGGGATTTTTAACTTGGTGGGCGAACCAGTTTCGCAGCGGTGGACCGCTGACGTGCGTCGTAAGATCGTGGCCAGCCGCGTCGAATCCACGAAGGTGCTGGGGGAAGCCTGCAGCCGTTGCCACGCACCACCGCACGTGTGGGTGAACGCGAGCGCGGTTGGGTTCTACGGTGACACCGGGAGCAGAACCGTCGATGAGCTGGCCCCGCACGGCCCGTCCGACGACTTCTTAGTAGAGACTTGTCAGCAATGGGAAGCCGCCGCGCGCACCACGGTTCCCGCCCCGACTACTCTGCGATTCGTTCGGATCGGGTTTGTGCTCGGCAAAGGCGGAGGCGCATATCCGGCGTTGCAAAGGCTGACGAAGCTCTTCCTCGGTGGCCACGTCGGTTCCGGTACAAACTACGTCAGTTGGATCCACTTGGACGACCTGGTCCGACAGTTTGAGTTCGCATTGGGCCCAAGCGCGCCGCCAATCATGAACGGCACAGCTCCAACGCCAGTGACGATGTCCGAGCTGATGTTCGCGATGCGGCACGCGGCCAATCGCCCATGGTCTCCTCCCGCGCCCGTCTTCGCGCTCGCGCTTGCCAGTCGCTTACTCGGCACTCCCGACCCGGGGCTCGTCACCATCAGCCAGCGAATCTCGCCCAAGGCCGCACTGGACGCAGGCTTCGAATTCAACTTCGCCGACCTCGCAAAGGCCCTGGACAATCTCCACACCAGCCCATAGAAACTGTACTTATATTGAAACTTTCGCAACTTTCATGGAATACTCTGCGTTGAATAGAGAGAACCCTGAAGGGGAGTAGCACCCACTACGGTGGGGGTTGGATCGTCAAGACGCGCGAAAGCGCCGGTCCAATCTGAAAAGCAAGACCTTCATCGCAATCGATTGCGGTGAAGGTCTTTTTTGTTGCGAAACAGTCCAGGGTCACGGAAATCGGAACATGAACAATCTGAAAGTCGGAATTTTGATGGCGGGTATTACCGCACTCTTCGTGCTGTGTGGCAATGCGCTGGGCGGTTCGGCGGGCATCATCATCGCCGTCGTGCTTGCGCTGGTCATGAACATCGGCACGTACTGGTTCAGCGACAAACTCGTGCTGAAGATGACGCGTGCGATCCCCATTGACCCGCAGCAGGCTCCCGAGTTGCACGAGATGGTGCAGTCTCTGAGCCGGCGGGCGGGGATCCCCACGCCACGGCTTTACCTGGTGCCGGACGCTTCGCCCAACGCGTTTGCCACGGGTCGCAACCCGGCAAACGGCGTGGTCGCGGTCAACCAGGGTTTGCTGGACATCCTCAATCGCGAGGAGGTCGAGGGCGTCATTGCTCACGAGATCGCGCACATCAAGCACCGCGATACGCTGACCAGTGCAATCGTCGCCACCATGGCGGGAGCGATCTCATCGATCGCGAACATGGCCATGTTCGCCAGCATGTTTGGCGGAGGCAATAACGACGAGGAAGGGGGGAACCCGCTCGTTGGGCTATTGCTCATGATCGTCGCCCCGCTGTCGGCCATGCTCATCCAGCTCGGAATCTCCCGAGCCCGCGAGTATGAGGCCGACAAGACGGCCGCTCAGCTCGTAGGAAGCGGTCGGGGGCTACAGAACGCATTGATCAAGCTACACAAGGGTGTCAACGCAATGCCGGGCCATATGAGCCCGACTGCTGCCCACATGTGCATCGTCAACCCATTCGGCTCGCTCACGCGCGGTATGGCGTCGCTCTTCAGCACGCACCCGCCGATGGAAGAGCGTGTGCGCCGACTCGAAGCTTTGCGTGGCTAACACGTCAGGAGACCACCATGAATTGCCCCAAGAACTGTAACACCCCGCTCCAGATGTCCGAACGGCACGGCGTCGAAATCGACTACTGCCCGCAGTGCCGTGGCGTCTGGCTCGACCGCGGAGAGCTCGACAAAATCATTGACCGTGCAATGGAGATGGAGAGCGGCCCCAAGACGGTCGCTCCGCCCATCCCCGATCCGCGCGCGGTCGACGACGATCGCTACGATCGAGATCGTTACGAGAAGGATCGCTACGATCGGGACAGTGACTACTACAAGAAGCGCCGAAAGAAAAGCTTCCTCGGCGAGATTTTCGACTTTGACTGAGAACACCTGACCTTCCCTACAACACTCGGGGTGCCGCGAGAACAATCGCAGGCACCCCACTTTCGGAACACAACTAACATTCAATGGAACTGGCTGGAATTCATATAGGTATCTGGGGAGCTTTCCTCACATTTGTCGTCGCGATGCTAGCGCTTGACCTCGGGGTCTTCCACAAAGAAGCCCATGAGGTGAAGATGAAGGAGGCGCTCACGTGGAGCGCCGTCTGGATCGCTTTGGCACTCGTTTTCAACGCGGGAATCTTCCTCTTCTGGGACAAGATCGGCGCCGCGTCAAACTACTCGGCCTCGGAAGCCGGGCAAGCGTTCTTGGCGGGCTATCTCGTTGAGAAGGCTCTCAGTGTGGACAACATCTTTGTCTTCCTGATGGTCTTCGCGTACTTCCAAGTCCCCGCACGTTACCAACACCGAGTGCTTTTCTACGGAATCCTCGGCGCGCTCATCTTCCGTTCAATCTTCATCGCCGCTGGCGCGACCCTGCTCCAGAACTTCCACTGGATGCTGTTCGTCTTCGGTGCGTTCTTGATCATCACCGGTGTGAAGATGGTGATCCTGAAGGACAAGAAGATCGATCCCGACAAGAACCCGATCATCAAGGGCTTCAAGAAGCTCATGCCCGTAACCAAGGAGTACGTGGGGCAAAACTTCTTCACGCGCATCAATGGCAAGCTTTGGGCCACCCCGCTCTTCATTGCGCTGCTCTTCATCGAACTCACCGACATCATCTTTGCGGTCGACTCGATCCCGGCCATCTTCGCGATCACCAAGGATCCGTTCATCGTCTTCACCTCGAACGTCTTTGCCATCCTCGGTCTTCGCGCCCTCTTCTTTGCACTGGCCGGGTTGATGAACATGTTCCATTACCTGGGTTACGGCCTGGCCGCGATCCTGGTCTTCGTGGGAGGCAAGATGGTGGGCAACGGTTTCCACTACAAGTTCCCCATCGCTCTCTCGCTGCTGATCATCATCGGAATTCTCGCGATTTCGGTCATCGCCAGCCTGATGTTCCCGCCCAAGAACCCTGCCCATGGGCTGCCAGTGGAACCCAAGCCAGAGCTCGACGAGCAGCCGAGCCCGGTCGCCTAACTCCCTCCGAGCACCCGCCCCCGGCGTCTGTGCCGGGGGCTTTTGACGTTTATCAGGGTACAATCGAACCCACATTTCGACTCGAAATCTGAGTTTTTCTTATGCCAACCGCCGCCAAACCCGTGACCAAGATGACCATCAAGCGCGAGGAACTGAACCCTTGCACGATCAAGCTCGACGTAGTTTGCACGTCAGAGCAAGTCCAATCGGGCTTCGCTCGTGCCTACAAGGGCTTCAGCAAGCAGATCCGCATCCCCGGGTTTCGACCGGGTCACGCCCCCAAGAGCGTCGTGCAGAAGTACGTACCGCAAGAGGATGTGAACGGCGCAGCCGCAGAATTCATCGTCAAAGCCGCCATCGGTGAGGCCCTCACCGCCGAGGAAATCCAACCGCACGATGCGCCGGCCGTCACACTGACCGCGCTCGATGAGGCCGAGAGCAAGTGCGAGTTTTTCGCCAAGGTTCCGCTCAAGCCGGTGGTTGAGTTGGGCGATTACAAGGGTCTCCCCGCTGAGCGCACGACCATCGAGGTCACCGACGCGGAAGTGGACCAACGCATGGAAGAACTGCGACAACGCAGCGCCAAGCGCGAAGTCGTCCGTGATCGCGGAGCGATGGACGGAGACATGGCCGTCGTCAACATCAAGAAGGATGGCGACGAGGGCGAGGGACGCAACATCCTCAGCGTCATCGGGCAGAACTTTGACGCCCTCGACAAGGCGCTCCACGGCATGGCCGGTGAAGAGATGAAGGTCGAGACCCTCACCTTCCCCGCGGATTTCCAGGACAAGGACCTCGCAGGCAAGAAGGCCAAGGTCCGAATCACGCTGAAGACGCTCGCGAGCGTTGCCCTGCCCGAGCTGGACGATGCCTTTGCCCAAAACCTGAAGGAGCTGAAAGCTGAGAACCTCAACGAACTCAAGGCGAAGCTGAAGGAGCGCCTGATCGCTGCGCGCGAGCAGGCCAGCCAGGAGATGGTGAACGAAGCGCTCCACGAGGAGATCCTCCGCCGAAGCACCGTCCACGTGCCGGACACCATGTGGGAGAGCGTCGCCAACCAGCGACTGGGAGAACTTGACCAGGAGGCTCGACGCAACGGCAAGACCATCGAGGAATACGCCAAGGAAAATGGCATGACGCTCGAAGAGATGGTCCAGAATTGGCAGCACGAAGCCAAGACCCAGGTCCAGCGCGCCGTCGTCGCCCAAGAGATCTTCGCCAAGGAGAAGATGCAGCTGACGAACGAGGATCTGAACACGGCACTCGTCCAAATGGCGTACGAGTATCAAGTTCCGCCTGCACAGATCGCCGAGATCATGCAGAAGAACAAGAACTTCACCGAGTTGCAAATCCGAGCGGTCTTCAACCGTGTTGTCGGCTTCTTGAACGACAACGCCGAGATTAAGGAAGTCGGCAGCACCGGTGGTGCCAAGAAGGCCAAGGCCGCCGCGAAGCCCAAGGATGACGCGCCTGCGGTAAAAGCTCCCGCCAAGAGCACGGCTGCCAAGAAGAAGAGCTAACTAGAAGCAAAATTGCCCTGGCCCAAACCGGACCAGGGCAATTTTATGTATGCGGCTAGGCTGCCTGCACATTCTTCGGCAGGTACTTGGCCTCAACATACTGCACACCCTTGGGCGTCAGCACGACTGCGCGCTCAATCACATTGCTGAGCTCGCGGACATTTCCTGGCCATGGATAGTGGCGCAGCGCCTTCTCGGCATCAGCGGTGAAGCCCTCGAAGGCATGACCGTTCTCGGTGCCGTAGTGGGCAAGGAAGTGCGATGCCAGCGGCATCAGGTCCTCCTGACGCTCGCGAAGAGGCGGCAAATTGATCTCGATCACCTGCAATCGATACAGCAGATCGAGCCGGAAGTTGCCAGCATCGACTTCACGCTGGAGATTTCGGTTTGTCGCAGTGATCAGCCGCACATCGACGCGCGTTGGCTTGTTGCTGCCGAGTCGCTCAAATTCTCGTTCCTGCAAGACGCGCAGCAGCTTGGCCTGAATGGAGAGCGGGACTTCACCGATCTCATCCAGGAACAGCGTCCCTTCATTTGCGGCCTCAAATCGGCCCATCTTGCTGCCGTTTGCGCCGGTAAATGCGCCTTTCTCGTACCCAAACAGCTCCGACTCTAGGAGCGTCTCGGGCAGAGCCGCGCAAGAGGTGGCAATAAAAGGTCCCGCTGCGCGAGAGCTCATTTCGTGCAGCAGCTTCGAAATCACTTCTTTTCCGGTTCCGCTCTCGCCCAGGACGAGCACGGTCGCCTTCGACTCCGCAACCTGCTCGATTGTCTCCAGCACCTGCTTCATCGCGGGCGATTCCGCTACAAAGTGGATAGCAGTTTTGCCCTTCTTGGCAGTTTTGCTTCGTGTTTTTGGCGCAGAGCCGGATTCAAGCGCGCTCTTTACGATCTTCTTCAAGTTTTCAAGATCAAAGGGCTTGGTCACGAACTCAAAGGCGCCGTTTCGGATCGCCGCCACGGCCTCCTGAATGGTGCCGTAGGCTGTACAGATGATGACCGGCAATTCTGGCCATCGGGCCTGGATCTGATCTTGGAGTTTGTATCCGTTCATCCCCGGCATGGTGACGTCGGTGATGACTACGTCCATGGCCTGGGATTCCAGAACCTCTAGTGCCGCTTGCGCGTTGGGAGCAGTACTCGCCTGATAGCCACCCTTTTCAAAGGCAACTTCCAGGATGCGTCGGATATTCGGCTCGTCGTCTACGATCAGGATTCGCGGCTTCTGGCTCATGCCGCCTCCGAGACGTTGAAGTCGAGTGCAAAGGTGCTTCCCTTACCTTCGGTGGTCTCCACGCTCAGCCGCGCCTTGTGCGCTTCTACGATCTTGCGGGCCACACTCAGGCCTAGACCAGTGCCGTTGGGCTTGGTCGTGAAGAACGGCGTGAAGAGACGATCTTGAGTCTCCTTGTCCATCCCTTGACCCTCGTCGACGACTCTGAGGACACCGTGCGCCGTGACCTGGAGGGTCACCGTGCTGCCCGGCTCACTTGCCTGCAGCGCGTTGAGGATGAGGTTCCGCACGACTTGCTCGATCCGCAGTGGATCGGCGTACAGCACCGGTTCATCCGGTGAGATCTGCAGTTTGACGCTGACTTGCGCCGCCTCAAACTGCTCCACGTGGCGCTGGCAGACTTGCCGTGCGATGTCTCCCAATTGCATCGGCTCGAATTCCAGGCTGATCGGTTTGGCAAAATCAAGGAATTCGCTACAAAGCAGGTTCAGTTTTGTGGCTTCACCCTCGATCATGCGGGCAAATTCTGTGGCCAGCTGCGGATCTTCCAGGATCATGGTCGCCGCACTCTGGATGCCCGCAAGCGGGTTGCGAATCTCGTGAGCGATGCTCGCCGTGAGCTGGCCGATCTCCGCCAGACGGTGGATCCGCTCGACCGTTTCGCGTGCCTTCTCATGCTCGGTGATGTCGTTCAACGCGATAATGACGCCGCCGCCCTGCAGTGGGCTCACGACGACCGCAAACGCACGGGTCTGCTCGTCAACCGCCACTCGGAAGCGATAGCTCAGTCCCTTCTTGGCGCGCTCCATGGCGTGCCGGAACGGGACTTGGAAATTGGCCTGGATGCGCGAGAAGTACTCGGTCCAGTTCGGGTAGTCAGAGGGTTCGGCACCAAGAATCGACCCCACTTCGGCGGTGTAGTCGGCAAACGAGCCGTCCGCATGGATCATCATCAGGCCAAATCCGACGCTCTCAATGGCGTTCTGTAAGCTGAGTCGTCGCGAGTTCGCGTCGACGATTGCGCGGGCATTGTTCACCGCGAGCGCAATCTGGCGACCAAGGCTCTCGGCCGCTTCCAGATCGTTCTCAGTAAAGGTCGGAGCGTCCGCCGCTCGGGCCACGTTCAGGACTCCAATGCACCCCTGGTTGCGCGTGATCAGCGGGACGATCAGGGAACT
The sequence above is drawn from the Chthonomonas sp. genome and encodes:
- a CDS encoding flagellar basal body-associated FliL family protein, yielding MSAPEAEAPKKKGKLPIIIALVAILGGGGFFMTKGKKKDEGPPELKLAKTSSMIELKDEFLVNLAGGDTYLRCKISLLPTDTAKKEEIEHAAAAITDSIYARFRQTSIEEINKDDGLVRLRRQIASDVNWTLEKLEGSDAAHGDKKKKKKKDEEAVQMTAPTLKGPIDPEELEYPEWDSDEGPILKVFFTSFATQ
- a CDS encoding UbiX family flavin prenyltransferase; translated protein: MSTDNLVVAVTGASGAIYAQRFLRHVTSVYNKVYLMLSDQAIDVAHTELGVAPIRRPFDATGWLGSQPENLILLDHKNYYSPPASGSFQHDGMVIIPCSMGTAGRIANGISDDLVTRSADVCLKEKRPLIVVPREMPWNSIMLRNLTTLSEAGATVLPASPAWYTRPKTLEELADTVVARVLQQLGVPQTLMKPWMVDPE
- a CDS encoding TIGR01777 family oxidoreductase — its product is MSRLILAGGSGFIGRAIASSLRGQGWQVQILTRTPRSEGDLQWDAQHLGAWASELDGADGIFNLVGEPVSQRWTADVRRKIVASRVESTKVLGEACSRCHAPPHVWVNASAVGFYGDTGSRTVDELAPHGPSDDFLVETCQQWEAAARTTVPAPTTLRFVRIGFVLGKGGGAYPALQRLTKLFLGGHVGSGTNYVSWIHLDDLVRQFEFALGPSAPPIMNGTAPTPVTMSELMFAMRHAANRPWSPPAPVFALALASRLLGTPDPGLVTISQRISPKAALDAGFEFNFADLAKALDNLHTSP
- a CDS encoding zinc metalloprotease HtpX; this encodes MNNLKVGILMAGITALFVLCGNALGGSAGIIIAVVLALVMNIGTYWFSDKLVLKMTRAIPIDPQQAPELHEMVQSLSRRAGIPTPRLYLVPDASPNAFATGRNPANGVVAVNQGLLDILNREEVEGVIAHEIAHIKHRDTLTSAIVATMAGAISSIANMAMFASMFGGGNNDEEGGNPLVGLLLMIVAPLSAMLIQLGISRAREYEADKTAAQLVGSGRGLQNALIKLHKGVNAMPGHMSPTAAHMCIVNPFGSLTRGMASLFSTHPPMEERVRRLEALRG
- a CDS encoding zf-TFIIB domain-containing protein, translated to MNCPKNCNTPLQMSERHGVEIDYCPQCRGVWLDRGELDKIIDRAMEMESGPKTVAPPIPDPRAVDDDRYDRDRYEKDRYDRDSDYYKKRRKKSFLGEIFDFD
- a CDS encoding TerC family protein, producing MELAGIHIGIWGAFLTFVVAMLALDLGVFHKEAHEVKMKEALTWSAVWIALALVFNAGIFLFWDKIGAASNYSASEAGQAFLAGYLVEKALSVDNIFVFLMVFAYFQVPARYQHRVLFYGILGALIFRSIFIAAGATLLQNFHWMLFVFGAFLIITGVKMVILKDKKIDPDKNPIIKGFKKLMPVTKEYVGQNFFTRINGKLWATPLFIALLFIELTDIIFAVDSIPAIFAITKDPFIVFTSNVFAILGLRALFFALAGLMNMFHYLGYGLAAILVFVGGKMVGNGFHYKFPIALSLLIIIGILAISVIASLMFPPKNPAHGLPVEPKPELDEQPSPVA
- the tig gene encoding trigger factor, whose product is MPTAAKPVTKMTIKREELNPCTIKLDVVCTSEQVQSGFARAYKGFSKQIRIPGFRPGHAPKSVVQKYVPQEDVNGAAAEFIVKAAIGEALTAEEIQPHDAPAVTLTALDEAESKCEFFAKVPLKPVVELGDYKGLPAERTTIEVTDAEVDQRMEELRQRSAKREVVRDRGAMDGDMAVVNIKKDGDEGEGRNILSVIGQNFDALDKALHGMAGEEMKVETLTFPADFQDKDLAGKKAKVRITLKTLASVALPELDDAFAQNLKELKAENLNELKAKLKERLIAAREQASQEMVNEALHEEILRRSTVHVPDTMWESVANQRLGELDQEARRNGKTIEEYAKENGMTLEEMVQNWQHEAKTQVQRAVVAQEIFAKEKMQLTNEDLNTALVQMAYEYQVPPAQIAEIMQKNKNFTELQIRAVFNRVVGFLNDNAEIKEVGSTGGAKKAKAAAKPKDDAPAVKAPAKSTAAKKKS
- a CDS encoding sigma-54-dependent Fis family transcriptional regulator; amino-acid sequence: MSQKPRILIVDDEPNIRRILEVAFEKGGYQASTAPNAQAALEVLESQAMDVVITDVTMPGMNGYKLQDQIQARWPELPVIICTAYGTIQEAVAAIRNGAFEFVTKPFDLENLKKIVKSALESGSAPKTRSKTAKKGKTAIHFVAESPAMKQVLETIEQVAESKATVLVLGESGTGKEVISKLLHEMSSRAAGPFIATSCAALPETLLESELFGYEKGAFTGANGSKMGRFEAANEGTLFLDEIGEVPLSIQAKLLRVLQEREFERLGSNKPTRVDVRLITATNRNLQREVDAGNFRLDLLYRLQVIEINLPPLRERQEDLMPLASHFLAHYGTENGHAFEGFTADAEKALRHYPWPGNVRELSNVIERAVVLTPKGVQYVEAKYLPKNVQAA
- a CDS encoding GAF domain-containing protein — its product is MGAIREIKVNDIYDLLDVAYAEGNVNLDAYLVRVLKKSEEWFGASGISVFLREGETDRYLLAAAAGLLSTVPKDATIVRGMGIAGLAIQDARTRLLVDPRQESDLNQQNIQRRDTIGSSLIVPLITRNQGCIGVLNVARAADAPTFTENDLEAAESLGRQIALAVNNARAIVDANSRRLSLQNAIESVGFGLMMIHADGSFADYTAEVGSILGAEPSDYPNWTEYFSRIQANFQVPFRHAMERAKKGLSYRFRVAVDEQTRAFAVVVSPLQGGGVIIALNDITEHEKARETVERIHRLAEIGQLTASIAHEIRNPLAGIQSAATMILEDPQLATEFARMIEGEATKLNLLCSEFLDFAKPISLEFEPMQLGDIARQVCQRHVEQFEAAQVSVKLQISPDEPVLYADPLRIEQVVRNLILNALQASEPGSTVTLQVTAHGVLRVVDEGQGMDKETQDRLFTPFFTTKPNGTGLGLSVARKIVEAHKARLSVETTEGKGSTFALDFNVSEAA